One Bradyrhizobium sp. CCGB12 genomic window carries:
- a CDS encoding L,D-transpeptidase family protein, translating into MRDCLNHRAGFDRVLMTVAATFLTVSASSALAQDQARSSAAELAIEAAIPRPEPANVPPPTAADIKLDTTATLQDAAKEPAKTEAAPSPDKVEPKPSDVATTPATEAPKSETAKTEPAKTEPAKSEPAKADTATVTPAAPAAPAAAEAPAAEPVKAASNVPAADQPVADKLKDIIGAKTSRHFDRKNERAAIEKFYGARDFAPVWTQGGSLTPAAKGVIARLKDAASDGLNPADYPVPDFAAATTPDALADAELKLTASMFDYARQAQSGRMHWSQVSGDILYPEHPVDPNEVLAKVTTAADASAALDSYNPPHKLYKELKAKLAELRGLGNGPAIEIADGPALKYTPAGKKQAEIVVEDARVPQLRAKLGIAENANDTRYDAAVADAVRKFQSGAEMKATGILDDKTVKALNTPKRDKQIDVVLVNMERWRWLPRDLGAPALGDAYVILNIPDYTLKVMQRGQQVWTTRVVTGKPGTHATPLLTETMKYITVNPTWNVPPSIVYNEYLPALQQDPTVLQRMGLKLEQNRDGSVHISQPPGEANALGRIRFNFPNKFLVYQHDTPDKNLFARDDRAFSHGCMRVQYPDQYASVLLNITMPNEKYTPERVRSMYGKSEIDLKFPTPVPVNITYQTAFVDDAGKLQFRKDVYGRDATMINILKNNRGKDLEAVVAHSQPSYSRPATTLPSGVAVANNGGGFGSSGPNFFERLFGPPTPPPAPVGRRPQRVFTR; encoded by the coding sequence ATGCGTGACTGTTTGAACCACCGTGCAGGCTTTGACCGTGTCTTAATGACGGTCGCGGCGACCTTCCTCACGGTGTCGGCCAGCTCAGCCCTGGCGCAGGATCAGGCGCGCAGCAGCGCCGCCGAGCTCGCGATCGAAGCCGCGATCCCGCGCCCCGAGCCGGCCAACGTCCCGCCTCCAACCGCGGCCGACATCAAACTCGACACCACCGCGACCCTTCAGGATGCCGCGAAGGAACCAGCGAAGACTGAAGCCGCACCGTCGCCCGACAAAGTCGAGCCGAAGCCCTCCGACGTGGCCACCACGCCTGCCACCGAGGCGCCGAAGAGCGAGACGGCCAAAACAGAACCTGCGAAGACGGAACCCGCGAAGAGCGAGCCCGCCAAGGCTGACACCGCGACCGTCACGCCAGCCGCTCCCGCAGCGCCCGCCGCGGCTGAAGCTCCGGCCGCCGAGCCGGTCAAGGCCGCGAGCAACGTTCCCGCCGCCGACCAGCCGGTCGCCGACAAGCTCAAGGACATCATCGGCGCCAAGACCTCGCGCCATTTCGACCGCAAGAACGAGCGCGCGGCGATCGAGAAGTTCTACGGTGCGCGCGACTTCGCACCGGTCTGGACCCAAGGCGGCAGCCTGACCCCGGCAGCCAAGGGCGTCATCGCGCGGCTGAAGGATGCGGCCTCCGACGGCCTCAATCCGGCCGACTACCCGGTGCCGGATTTCGCCGCCGCCACCACGCCCGATGCGCTTGCCGATGCCGAGCTGAAGCTCACCGCCAGCATGTTCGACTATGCGCGCCAGGCCCAGAGCGGCCGCATGCACTGGTCGCAGGTCAGCGGCGACATCCTCTATCCCGAGCATCCGGTCGACCCGAACGAGGTGCTCGCCAAGGTCACGACCGCGGCGGATGCCTCCGCGGCGCTCGACAGCTACAACCCGCCGCACAAGCTCTACAAGGAGCTGAAGGCCAAGCTCGCGGAGCTTCGTGGCCTGGGCAACGGCCCGGCGATCGAGATCGCCGACGGTCCGGCGCTGAAATACACCCCGGCTGGCAAGAAGCAGGCCGAGATCGTGGTGGAAGATGCGCGCGTGCCGCAGCTGCGCGCCAAGCTCGGCATCGCCGAGAACGCAAACGACACCCGCTATGACGCGGCGGTCGCCGATGCCGTGCGCAAATTCCAGAGCGGCGCCGAGATGAAAGCGACCGGCATCCTCGACGACAAGACCGTCAAGGCGCTCAACACCCCCAAGCGCGACAAGCAGATCGACGTGGTGCTGGTGAACATGGAGCGCTGGCGCTGGCTGCCGCGCGACCTCGGCGCGCCCGCACTGGGCGATGCCTATGTCATCCTGAACATTCCCGACTACACGCTGAAGGTGATGCAGCGCGGCCAGCAGGTCTGGACCACCCGCGTCGTCACCGGCAAGCCGGGCACGCACGCGACGCCGCTGCTCACCGAGACGATGAAATACATCACGGTCAATCCGACCTGGAATGTGCCGCCGTCGATCGTCTACAACGAGTACCTACCGGCGCTGCAGCAGGATCCGACCGTGCTCCAGCGCATGGGCCTCAAGCTCGAGCAAAACCGCGACGGTTCGGTGCACATCTCCCAACCGCCCGGCGAAGCCAACGCGCTCGGCCGCATCCGCTTCAACTTCCCGAACAAGTTCCTGGTCTATCAGCACGACACGCCGGACAAGAACCTGTTCGCCAGGGACGATCGCGCCTTCAGCCACGGCTGCATGCGGGTGCAATATCCGGATCAGTATGCCTCGGTGCTGCTCAACATCACCATGCCGAACGAGAAGTACACGCCCGAGCGTGTGCGCAGCATGTACGGCAAGAGCGAGATCGACCTGAAATTCCCGACGCCGGTCCCGGTCAACATCACCTACCAGACCGCGTTCGTGGATGACGCCGGCAAGCTGCAATTCCGCAAGGACGTCTATGGCCGCGACGCGACCATGATCAACATCCTGAAGAACAACCGCGGCAAGGACCTCGAGGCCGTCGTGGCGCATTCCCAGCCGAGCTATTCGCGCCCGGCGACGACGCTGCCGTCAGGGGTGGCGGTGGCCAACAATG